Proteins from a genomic interval of Bacillota bacterium:
- a CDS encoding MoaD/ThiS family protein, with amino-acid sequence MSEFRDAAGRSEMEVEVGAGSSVADLIARLCSELPGLQVLLERVGGSSSPSFAVAVDGVEVPASRRPETVLREGSDVLFFFPGVGG; translated from the coding sequence TTGTCAGAGTTCCGCGATGCAGCCGGCCGGTCCGAGATGGAGGTCGAGGTCGGGGCCGGCAGCTCAGTAGCCGACCTCATAGCGCGTCTGTGTTCTGAGCTGCCAGGCCTGCAGGTGCTGCTCGAGAGGGTGGGGGGCAGCAGCTCGCCCTCTTTCGCGGTGGCCGTGGACGGCGTGGAGGTTCCCGCCTCGCGTCGGCCCGAGACTGTGCTCCGGGAAGGCAGCGATGTGCTCTTTTTCTTCCCCGGCGTCGGGGGCTAA
- a CDS encoding GntR family transcriptional regulator, producing the protein MDLEWLKARLDKDDSQAPLRMKIYDALRLGVIEGLLAPGDELTESQIAAAVQVSRTPIREALQRLETEGWVKRVQGRGMVVTDFSEKDVRDLYLMRSVLEGLAVTLALPNLTDDALNRLKWIVDEMELHTSRDNREAVAAKNKEFHWRLVELSGSRHIIAVLRSVYEQIDRVRESSLWAPGRMQKAFEEHLAIYQALAKRDTEQAAELVRRHVVTAGEVLVARMRTRGIKPVADA; encoded by the coding sequence TTGGATTTGGAGTGGTTGAAGGCACGGCTGGACAAGGACGACTCGCAGGCCCCGTTGCGGATGAAAATCTACGATGCCCTCCGGTTAGGGGTTATCGAGGGCCTGTTGGCGCCTGGAGACGAGCTGACCGAGAGTCAAATAGCGGCCGCCGTGCAGGTGAGCAGGACTCCCATTAGGGAAGCGCTGCAGCGCCTGGAAACCGAGGGCTGGGTCAAGCGCGTCCAGGGCCGGGGGATGGTCGTCACTGACTTCTCTGAGAAAGACGTGCGGGACCTGTACCTCATGCGTAGCGTGCTGGAGGGGCTGGCCGTGACGCTAGCCCTTCCAAACCTTACCGATGACGCCTTAAACCGGCTGAAGTGGATCGTTGACGAGATGGAGCTGCACACCAGCCGCGACAACCGGGAGGCGGTGGCTGCCAAGAACAAAGAATTCCACTGGCGGCTGGTTGAACTCAGCGGCAGCCGACACATCATCGCGGTGCTGAGGTCGGTGTACGAGCAGATCGACCGCGTGCGGGAAAGCTCTCTTTGGGCACCTGGCAGGATGCAGAAGGCTTTCGAAGAACACCTCGCAATTTACCAGGCACTTGCGAAGAGGGATACTGAGCAGGCGGCCGAACTGGTTCGCCGGCACGTTGTGACCGCTGGCGAGGTGCTGGTCGCGCGGATGCGAACGCGCGGGATCAAGCCTGTGGCAGATGCCTGA
- a CDS encoding tripartite tricarboxylate transporter TctB family protein produces MLGRYRAAEHLGEVAFLIALCVLQGAFIRESLTFEPVSRRFPLLFATAGCVLSAVLLGVKLARPTGATEPSDRAAEGVAWYVVSLCMAGCLLVAYVFGFLPAIGLFAFLLPGVLGERKVRMRLAYAVVVTALFWAFGYAMSIPLPEGHLARLILGGSR; encoded by the coding sequence GTGCTGGGACGCTATAGGGCAGCAGAGCATCTGGGAGAGGTGGCCTTTCTCATTGCGCTCTGTGTTCTGCAAGGCGCGTTCATTAGAGAGTCCCTGACCTTCGAGCCGGTGTCGCGTCGCTTTCCGCTGTTGTTTGCTACCGCAGGTTGTGTGCTGTCTGCTGTACTGCTGGGTGTAAAGCTAGCACGTCCCACCGGCGCGACTGAGCCTAGCGACCGGGCTGCGGAGGGCGTGGCTTGGTACGTGGTGTCGTTGTGTATGGCCGGTTGCCTTTTGGTTGCGTATGTGTTTGGGTTTCTCCCCGCTATCGGGTTATTTGCGTTCCTTCTGCCTGGGGTTTTGGGCGAGCGCAAGGTTAGGATGCGGTTGGCCTATGCTGTTGTGGTTACGGCACTGTTCTGGGCATTCGGGTATGCAATGAGTATTCCGTTGCCCGAAGGCCACCTTGCGCGCTTGATACTTGGCGGGAGTCGGTGA
- a CDS encoding tripartite tricarboxylate transporter substrate binding protein, with the protein MRKTLVVGLVVIVVCGALLVGCTKPQERFPSKNITFLIGFGPGGANDMITRALIPGMKQALGVDVVPVNLPGAGGAVAAKKLASEPADGYNILLLSQSIILTQYTGQAGIKMSDYQPIIGVAEDTSAITVPADAPYNNINEFVTYAKANPGKVRIGNAGTGALWHIAAALFADKAGIDVKHIPYESGAQAALATAGKEIEACAVSPSEVKGLVDAGKLKILALMSESRYDIVPNVPTLKEAGIDLTYRVWRGVFCKAGTPAERVKKLHDAIKSAMADSSFVSSMKTAGIPIVYRSTDDFVAQVRKDDALLKETLQKLGLLK; encoded by the coding sequence ATGCGAAAGACGTTGGTGGTCGGTCTCGTGGTAATCGTGGTGTGTGGCGCATTGTTGGTTGGGTGCACGAAGCCACAGGAGCGGTTCCCCAGCAAGAACATCACTTTCCTGATCGGATTTGGTCCCGGCGGTGCGAATGACATGATCACTCGTGCCTTAATTCCAGGCATGAAACAGGCTCTGGGAGTGGACGTTGTGCCTGTGAACCTGCCAGGTGCGGGTGGTGCTGTGGCAGCGAAGAAGTTGGCAAGTGAGCCGGCGGATGGGTACAATATTTTGTTGCTGTCTCAGTCGATAATCCTGACGCAGTATACTGGGCAGGCCGGTATTAAGATGAGTGATTACCAACCCATCATTGGGGTTGCCGAAGATACTTCCGCGATAACTGTGCCCGCTGATGCGCCTTACAACAACATCAATGAGTTCGTCACCTATGCGAAGGCTAATCCCGGCAAAGTCCGTATTGGAAATGCGGGAACGGGGGCCCTTTGGCATATCGCCGCCGCCCTGTTCGCCGACAAGGCAGGCATTGACGTGAAGCACATTCCGTACGAGAGTGGTGCCCAGGCTGCACTGGCCACGGCAGGGAAAGAGATAGAGGCTTGTGCGGTGAGCCCATCCGAAGTCAAGGGGTTGGTCGACGCGGGCAAGCTAAAGATCCTCGCACTCATGAGCGAGTCGAGGTACGACATCGTACCAAACGTGCCCACGTTGAAGGAGGCGGGTATCGACCTCACTTACCGCGTGTGGCGAGGGGTGTTCTGCAAGGCCGGAACGCCGGCAGAGAGAGTTAAGAAGCTTCACGATGCCATCAAGTCTGCCATGGCAGATTCAAGCTTTGTCTCTTCTATGAAAACAGCGGGCATCCCCATTGTGTACCGCTCCACGGATGACTTCGTGGCGCAGGTCAGGAAAGACGACGCACTGCTAAAGGAAACGCTGCAGAAGCTGGGCTTGCTGAAATAG
- a CDS encoding aldehyde ferredoxin oxidoreductase family protein has translation MPRYGGYCGKILRVDLSNGTFRVQELDERWPKELIGGNGLGASLLLAETPPRIDPLSPESRVYLVTGPLNGTPLPIGTKFGFVFKSPLTDGFMDSYAGGFLGAELKFCGFDAVVLEGRAPHPVYLWIDDGKPSLLDARHLWGKDTYETCRQIWEDHGDPMIRVAAIGPAGENLVRYACVMAEGFHAAGRGGLGAVWGSKNLKAVALRGVSGAVRVADPAAVKRLADEIYQAIRKDPSLWDGMPRYGTVSAVNSNQASGILGTRNWQTEVFEEADKINGEAFRSQVWERNLACFACPIRCLHFGRVKQGRYQGLEAVGPQYETVYALGSLCGNGDPAAILAAGDLCNRLGLDTISAGVCIAFAMECYERGLLTESDTQGLELRFGNRSAIIELVQRIAYRDGIGGLLAEGVKRAAEAVGRGADRFAIHVKGLELAGHSVRGYKGLTLGYATSNRGGSHQDMRHLPERAGQFDRRSTTGKAQLNIDITATTALRDSYIYCAMFEGLIGRVGVQQLHADLINAVTGMALSRQDLFTVAERIWNLERAFNVREGKTRADDTLPRRFLEEPIPDGSSQGMVSSEEELAGMLEEYYQLRGWDPTTGAPTRDKLEALGLSWVADALGVR, from the coding sequence ATGCCCCGTTACGGCGGATATTGCGGGAAGATTCTCCGGGTGGATCTCAGCAACGGCACTTTCCGCGTCCAAGAACTCGACGAGCGTTGGCCCAAAGAGCTGATCGGGGGGAACGGCCTGGGAGCCAGCCTGCTTCTTGCGGAGACCCCGCCGCGGATCGATCCCCTTTCGCCGGAGAGCAGGGTATACCTGGTCACGGGGCCGCTCAACGGCACACCTCTCCCCATCGGTACGAAGTTCGGTTTCGTCTTCAAGTCTCCCCTGACCGACGGCTTCATGGATAGCTATGCAGGGGGCTTCCTCGGCGCCGAGCTGAAGTTCTGCGGCTTCGATGCCGTGGTGCTGGAAGGCAGGGCTCCGCACCCCGTGTACCTTTGGATCGACGACGGCAAGCCTAGTTTGCTGGATGCCCGCCACCTGTGGGGCAAGGACACCTACGAGACCTGCCGCCAGATCTGGGAAGATCACGGTGACCCCATGATCCGGGTGGCGGCCATAGGGCCTGCGGGTGAGAACCTGGTGCGCTACGCCTGTGTGATGGCGGAAGGGTTCCACGCTGCCGGCCGGGGTGGCCTGGGTGCGGTTTGGGGCTCCAAGAACCTGAAGGCCGTCGCCTTGCGGGGGGTCTCGGGTGCAGTCAGGGTGGCCGATCCGGCGGCGGTGAAGCGGTTGGCAGACGAGATTTACCAGGCCATCAGGAAGGACCCCAGCCTGTGGGATGGTATGCCGCGGTACGGTACCGTATCGGCCGTCAACAGCAACCAGGCCAGCGGTATACTCGGCACCCGCAACTGGCAGACGGAGGTCTTCGAGGAAGCCGACAAGATCAACGGCGAGGCATTCCGGAGCCAGGTGTGGGAGCGGAACCTGGCCTGCTTTGCCTGCCCCATCCGCTGCCTGCATTTCGGCCGGGTCAAGCAGGGCCGGTACCAGGGGCTAGAGGCAGTAGGGCCTCAGTACGAGACGGTGTACGCTCTGGGTTCATTGTGCGGTAACGGCGATCCGGCTGCGATCCTGGCGGCTGGCGACCTGTGCAACCGGCTGGGTCTGGACACTATTTCTGCCGGAGTCTGCATTGCCTTCGCCATGGAATGCTACGAGCGGGGCCTGCTGACCGAGTCCGACACCCAGGGGCTGGAACTCCGCTTCGGTAACCGCAGCGCGATCATCGAACTCGTGCAACGCATTGCCTACCGCGACGGGATCGGCGGGCTCCTGGCCGAGGGGGTCAAGAGGGCAGCCGAAGCGGTTGGGCGTGGGGCAGACCGGTTTGCTATCCATGTGAAGGGCCTGGAGCTTGCCGGGCACAGCGTGAGGGGGTACAAGGGTCTGACTCTAGGCTACGCGACCAGCAACCGGGGGGGCAGCCACCAGGACATGCGGCACCTGCCCGAGCGGGCCGGCCAGTTCGACCGTCGTTCGACCACGGGGAAGGCGCAGCTGAATATAGACATCACCGCCACCACGGCCCTGCGAGACTCGTACATCTATTGCGCGATGTTTGAAGGTCTCATCGGGCGGGTGGGCGTGCAGCAGCTCCACGCGGACCTCATCAACGCGGTCACCGGGATGGCGCTGTCCCGCCAGGATCTGTTCACGGTTGCGGAGCGCATCTGGAATCTGGAACGGGCGTTCAACGTACGGGAAGGAAAGACTCGGGCCGATGACACTCTGCCCCGGCGCTTCCTGGAGGAGCCGATCCCGGATGGTTCCTCCCAAGGGATGGTTTCGTCTGAGGAAGAGCTTGCCGGGATGCTGGAGGAGTACTACCAATTGAGGGGGTGGGATCCGACCACCGGCGCACCGACACGAGACAAGCTGGAGGCACTAGGTCTTTCGTGGGTGGCTGATGCCCTCGGTGTTCGCTAA
- a CDS encoding tripartite tricarboxylate transporter permease, protein MWLEGFICALSAYNLLCLLAGTLVGLIVGALPGLGPLFGVSLALPFTVGMPPESAIILLSAIHAATAYGDSIASILVRVPGSAATVAACWDGYPMTQQGRGAVALAMSALGSLFGGLAGWIALVVISGPLVRLALKMHSAEYFMVALVALSLLAVAGSGNMAKGLLMGFLGLLLSTVGQDLFTGGFRFTLGSPYLESGIPMVPAVLGLFAISQALVLAEEGGTIAKVERVSGGALAAVRETVRHWATVIRGALVGVVMGILPALGLSSANVVAYLIEKRVSRDPESFGRGNPAGVLAPETAKSACVIGDLIPTVTLGIPGSPTTAIFMAALILHGLRPGPDFFQGKFPYVVFAGILMAQFAFFIIGLLCARYLARIVLLPNAYMVPTIIALSLIGAYAANYSVYDMWVALAFGVLGYVMQKYGFPSACLVLGFVLGNIAETNFVRALMVNGSYVVFVTRPISLALLLIAVVSFLSPWVSSLRQRSDRSKSGEGVGKASQNHA, encoded by the coding sequence ATGTGGCTGGAGGGGTTTATCTGTGCGCTATCTGCTTATAACTTGCTCTGTCTTCTAGCCGGAACGCTGGTTGGATTAATTGTCGGGGCCCTTCCGGGATTGGGCCCGTTGTTCGGTGTCTCCTTGGCGCTTCCGTTCACCGTGGGCATGCCGCCGGAATCTGCCATCATCCTGTTGTCTGCCATCCACGCTGCTACGGCTTACGGAGATTCGATCGCATCCATTCTGGTCAGGGTCCCCGGCAGCGCAGCCACGGTGGCTGCTTGTTGGGACGGCTACCCGATGACCCAGCAAGGCCGTGGGGCGGTGGCACTTGCGATGTCAGCCCTGGGTTCCTTGTTTGGGGGGTTGGCGGGTTGGATTGCTTTGGTGGTGATTTCCGGTCCGCTGGTGCGTTTGGCCCTTAAGATGCACTCGGCGGAGTATTTTATGGTGGCCCTTGTGGCCCTGTCTCTGTTGGCTGTAGCAGGTTCTGGAAACATGGCCAAAGGGTTGCTGATGGGGTTCTTGGGGCTTTTGTTGTCCACGGTCGGCCAGGATCTTTTTACCGGGGGGTTCAGGTTCACCCTCGGAAGCCCCTATTTGGAAAGCGGCATACCGATGGTTCCTGCTGTGTTGGGGTTGTTCGCAATCAGCCAAGCGCTCGTGCTGGCGGAAGAGGGCGGCACTATAGCGAAGGTGGAGAGAGTCTCGGGTGGTGCCCTTGCTGCCGTGCGCGAGACGGTGAGACATTGGGCTACTGTCATCCGAGGGGCTCTGGTCGGCGTGGTCATGGGGATCTTGCCAGCTTTGGGTCTTTCGAGCGCTAACGTCGTGGCCTACCTTATCGAGAAGAGGGTTTCGCGGGATCCGGAGAGCTTTGGCCGCGGGAATCCGGCTGGGGTATTGGCACCGGAGACGGCTAAGAGCGCGTGTGTTATCGGTGACTTGATCCCCACAGTTACTCTTGGTATCCCGGGGTCTCCAACCACAGCCATCTTTATGGCGGCCCTTATCTTGCATGGGTTGCGGCCGGGGCCCGACTTCTTCCAGGGCAAGTTTCCCTATGTTGTTTTTGCAGGCATCCTGATGGCGCAGTTTGCCTTTTTCATCATCGGCCTGCTCTGTGCGCGGTACCTCGCACGCATTGTGCTATTGCCTAACGCGTATATGGTCCCTACGATCATCGCCTTAAGCCTGATTGGTGCTTACGCGGCTAATTATAGTGTGTACGATATGTGGGTCGCACTTGCCTTCGGCGTTCTCGGGTACGTTATGCAGAAGTACGGGTTTCCGTCAGCGTGTTTGGTTCTGGGGTTTGTGTTGGGCAACATCGCTGAAACCAATTTCGTGCGCGCGCTAATGGTTAATGGGTCGTACGTGGTCTTTGTGACGCGGCCCATATCCCTCGCCCTGTTGCTAATAGCGGTGGTCTCCTTCCTTTCGCCGTGGGTCTCCAGCCTGCGGCAGCGGAGTGACCGCAGCAAAAGCGGCGAGGGTGTCGGGAAAGCATCGCAAAATCATGCCTAG
- a CDS encoding NAD(P)-dependent oxidoreductase, with translation MSNRECREMRVGFIGLGQMGGPMCLNLLRASQTIVAYDIVTERLNPIVGAGAEAGRSPADVASRTGVTVLSLPTPAAVVEVVRGPDGILAGARAGHLVIDTSSVSPSTSREMAQACHERGVRYLDAPVSGGVRAAEQGTLTIMAGGEREVFEAAKPWLEILGKKIFYVGRSGSGSMMKLINQLLFLSGVAAVCEAVNLARKAGVDDGTLWEVIPECSGASYAFATRLKNFLMPGSFEPGFSVALAAKDADLIMAAARELEAPLPLGAEVHRLLQAAQRAGLGGKDVSALSLLLVEQKQ, from the coding sequence ATGAGCAATAGGGAATGCCGCGAGATGCGTGTTGGCTTCATCGGATTGGGGCAGATGGGGGGGCCCATGTGTCTGAACCTCTTGCGGGCCAGCCAGACAATCGTCGCGTACGATATCGTGACTGAGCGGCTGAACCCCATTGTTGGCGCTGGAGCGGAAGCCGGCAGAAGCCCGGCGGACGTCGCCTCCCGTACCGGGGTGACTGTCCTGTCCCTCCCGACTCCGGCTGCGGTGGTGGAGGTCGTGCGGGGGCCGGACGGTATCCTGGCCGGGGCCCGGGCCGGACACCTGGTGATAGACACCAGCAGCGTTTCCCCGTCCACCTCGCGCGAGATGGCGCAGGCCTGCCACGAGCGGGGGGTAAGGTACCTGGATGCCCCCGTGAGCGGCGGGGTGAGGGCCGCCGAGCAGGGAACCCTCACTATCATGGCGGGCGGGGAGAGGGAGGTGTTCGAGGCGGCCAAGCCCTGGCTCGAGATTTTGGGCAAGAAGATCTTTTACGTTGGTCGTTCCGGATCGGGCAGCATGATGAAGCTCATCAACCAGCTCCTGTTTCTCAGCGGCGTGGCCGCGGTTTGCGAGGCCGTCAATCTTGCCCGCAAGGCCGGCGTGGACGACGGTACCCTGTGGGAAGTGATTCCTGAGTGCTCGGGTGCCAGCTATGCCTTTGCCACCCGCCTCAAGAACTTCCTCATGCCTGGCAGTTTTGAGCCGGGCTTCAGCGTGGCTCTGGCCGCCAAGGATGCTGATTTGATCATGGCTGCGGCACGGGAGCTAGAGGCGCCGCTGCCACTTGGAGCCGAGGTGCACAGGTTGCTGCAGGCCGCCCAGCGAGCGGGGCTGGGAGGCAAGGACGTTTCCGCCCTTTCCCTCCTTCTGGTCGAACAGAAACAGTAG
- a CDS encoding 4Fe-4S dicluster domain-containing protein, giving the protein MVVRIEVDERACTGCRLCEAVCSFAHEGGVGPALARVWVLNTDLWGPRRVVVCRQCAVPACEKVCPVGAIKVVAEESVRYVGVDHDLCVGCGACEDACPYGAIAMHPDKPWPIKCDLCGGDPACVKYCAAGALSSATGSAPVRARERRLRVVKRGS; this is encoded by the coding sequence ATGGTGGTGAGGATTGAAGTCGACGAGCGCGCGTGCACCGGCTGCCGATTGTGTGAAGCCGTGTGTTCCTTTGCCCACGAGGGCGGTGTCGGACCGGCGCTGGCGCGGGTATGGGTGCTCAACACCGACCTGTGGGGTCCGCGGCGGGTGGTGGTGTGCCGGCAGTGCGCGGTTCCGGCGTGCGAAAAGGTCTGTCCGGTAGGGGCCATCAAGGTGGTGGCAGAAGAGTCCGTCCGCTACGTCGGGGTGGACCACGACCTCTGCGTGGGCTGTGGGGCCTGCGAGGATGCCTGCCCTTACGGCGCCATTGCCATGCATCCGGACAAGCCCTGGCCCATTAAGTGCGATCTCTGCGGCGGAGACCCCGCCTGCGTCAAGTACTGCGCGGCCGGGGCCCTCTCTTCGGCGACGGGTAGCGCTCCCGTGCGTGCGCGGGAGCGGAGGCTCCGGGTGGTCAAACGAGGCAGTTGA